The window GGCTCCCGCGTCTACTGAGTCGCCCGCGTGAGCGGTGCCGCCCTCCCCGGGTGGCACCGCCCGCGCTGACCGGCGTGGGGGTGGCCCGCCTTCACCGACGGGCCACATGCACACCTACTTCTGCCGGGCCGGCACGACGACCAGGCGGGCGACCCCGCCGTCACCCTCCTTGGCACCGGCCACGCCGACCGTCGTGCCGACCTTCACGTCGGCGGACCGGATCGTCGTGCGACGCTCCACGACGCGCAGCTTGTCGCCGAAGGTCCAGGTCATGGTGAAGCCGTCGGCGGACTTCACGGTCATCGAGTCGCCGTCGACGGCGGTCACCTCGCCCCGCTGCACGGCGACGGTCCGCGTACCGCCGTCCTTCGTCCGCACCACGGCCTCGCCGTGCAGGGCGTCCCGCCGCAGCAGCACCCGGGCCTGCCGGCGCTCGCGGCGCTCCTGGGCGCGTTCCCGCCGCTTCTCCCCGGCCGCGCCCGGCGACGCCTCCGGCGAGGCGGGTGCGGCCAGCGGCTCGACGTCCAGGTCGCCGGCGTCGAAGCCCAGCGCGGCCAGCGCCTGGCCCTCCGCGCCCAGCGCCGCGGCGACCTCGACGGCGGTCTCCCGGGCCGGCTGACCGGCCGGTCCGGCGGCACCGCATCCGCCGACGCCGAGCGCGACCGCCGCGAGCAGCGTGGTGGTGGCGATTCCCCAACGTGCCATGGGTCTCCCTCTCGTCCGTGGAATCCCAGCCTCCCGCCCACCGGCGAGCGGCGGGTCAGAGCGATGTTCGGATCCGGTAAGGATCCGGGGGCAGCCGGACGGTGAACGCGGCGCCGCCCTCCGGCGCGTGCCCGGCCGCGACGTCCCCGCCGAGCCGGCGGACCAGGCCGGCGGCGAGCGCCAGCCCCAACCCGCTGCCGACCTTGCGCACCCCCCGGTAGCGCTGGTGCAGGGCGCCGCGCTCGAAGGCGACCGCCAGGTCGTCGTCGGTGAGGCCCGGTCCGCCGTCGCGGACCTCGACCACGCCGCCCGCCAGCGGGTCCGCGCCGGCCGCCCGGACCGCGAGCACGATCGGCGCCCCCGGCGGTACGACCCGCAGCGCGTTCTCCAGCAGCCCGTCCACCACCTGCCGGATCCGGCCCGGATCGGTGTGGACCGGCACCGGCGCGTCCGCGACCTCCGCGCGGAACGGCACCCCCACCTTCGCGCACCGGTCGGCCCAGGTCCGGCCCGCGTCGGCGGCCAGCCGGGCGAGGTCCACCGGCACCGGTTCGAGCGGGAAGTCGGCGGCCTCCAGCCGGGCCAACGCCAGCAGGTCGCTGACCAGCCGGTCCAGGCGCTGCGCCTCCGCGAGCACGGTACGACCCGCGTCGGGCGCGTCCGCCGGCCCGATCACCCCGTCAGCCAGTGCCTCGGCGTAACCCCGGATCGCGGTCAACGGGGTGCGCAGCTCGTGCGAGACGGAGAGCAGGAACTCCCGCTGCCGGCCCTCGCTCGTGGCCAGCGCGGCGGCCAGCCCGTTCAGCGCGTACGCCAGGTCGGCCACCTCGTCGGGCGGCTCCACCGGCACGCGTACCGCCCGGTCCCCGGCGCGCAGCCGGGCGGCGGCGTCGGCGGCGCGCCGGATCGGTCGGGCCAGCCGACGGGCGAGGAGCAGCCCGGCGGCCACCCCGGCGGCGAGCCCGGCCAGCAGCGGCAGCCAGAGGCTGGGCACCACCTGCCGCCACGGCGCGGTGGGCCGGGAGCGGATCAGCACCACCCCGTTGCCGCCGGGCAGGGCGCGTCCCTCGATCAGCGTGCGCCGGCCGTCGAGCGGGCGGCGGGTCGACACGTTGCGCCCCTCGGCGACGCGCCGCACCACCCTCGGCGGCAGGCCGGGGCGCTCGGCCACCCCGCCCCGCACGAGGTACGCGTCGACGCCCTGGGAGTTCAGCTGCCGGACGATCCGCTCCTCGTCGGCGGTGCGCCCGGTCTCCAGCCTGGGACGCAGCACCGCGGCCGCGAGCCGGGCCTGGGCGGCCAGCGCCTCCTGGTCGCGTCGTTCCACGCCGCGTACCGCCAGGGGCACCGCGACGATCGCGGTGACCAGCACCGAGACCAGGGCGACCGCGCAGGTGACCAGCACCGCGCGGGACGTCAGCGTCCGGCCGGGACGGTGCCGCGGCGCCGGCGGCGCGTCGGTCGGCTCAGCCATCGGCGGAGTACCCGACGCCCCGGTGGGTGCGGATCACGCCGGCCGCGCCCAGCTTCGCCCGGACCTGTGCGACGTGCACGTCGACGGTCCGGGTGCCGGCATGCGCCGCGTAGCCCCAGACCCCGGCGAGCAGCTCCTCCCTGGTGAAGACCCGGCCCGGCCGGGCCATCAGGTGCGCCAGCAGGTCGAACTCGGTGGAGGTGAGCTGGACCGGGGTGCCCGCGGCGGTCACCGTGCGGCGGGTCGGGTCGAGGGCCACCGCGCCGACGACCCGGGGCAGGCCCGTGCCCTCGGGCGTCCCGGCGGTGCGTCGCAGCACCGCCCGCACCCGGGCGACCAGTTCACGGGGGCTGAACGGCTTGGTGACGTAGTCGTCCGCCCCCAGTTCCAGCCCGACGACGCGGTCCACCTCGTCGTCGCGGGCGGTGAGGAAGATGACCGGCGTCCAGTCGCCGGCCTCGCGCAGGCGGCGGCAGACCTCGGTGCCGGTCAGCGCGGGCAGCGCGATGTCGAGGACGCAGGCCACCGGGCGCAGGCGGCGGGCGGCGGCCAGCCCGGCCGCCCCGTCCCGTTCCAGGTGTACGCCGAAGCCGTCCCGGGTCAGGTAGAGCCGGACCAGGTCGGCGATGGCCGGCTCGTCCTCCACCACGAGGACGAGCCCGCGAGGCGCGGCGTCGACGGTCACCGGCCCATGATTGCCGACCCGGTACCGCCGCGCGGGTCAGCGGATGTTCGGATTCGGTAAGAAGACGGTCAGCGCACCACGGCGGGCCGGAAGGCGACGGGCCGCGCGACCGGCGGCACCTCGCCGATGGTGGCGACGAGCCGCTCCCGGGGCGTCCGCAGCCGGGTCCGGAAGGCGTGGTTGAGCAGGGCGTCGAGCTGCCACACCTGCTTCGGGTGGCGGGTGCGGATGAGGAACCGCTCGCGGATCCCGTCGATCGCGGTGGCGGCCATCTCGACCGACTGCAGGCGCGGGTCGGGGCTCCAGGTGACGTTGCTGAGCTCCCGCAGTTCCGTGTTGAGGTGCAGGCGCAGCCGGTGCAGCACGCGGGTCTGCTGGGTGACGACCAGCCGTCGGTGGGTCAGCAGGAGCAGGTACTCGCCGGCCATCGGGCGGTCCGGCCGGGCGCACCGGGTGACGAGGATGGTGGCGTCGCCGGAACCGACGCAGCGTCGGAAGACCGGCATGTGCCGGGTGACGGTCTGCACCGCCAGCCCGGCCTCGGAGGCGGCCGGGAGGAACGTTCGGGAGAAGACGTCCATGCCCTGCCCAACGAGGCGCGACCTGGGGTGACGTGGGTCACGCGGGATTTTTGGAACTTCCACGCGGACGAGCCGGAGGCGGACCTGCTCGCGGTGTCGCTGCGCCCCGGCGACGTCTGGCTGCTCTGCACCGACGGCGTCAGCGACCAGGTCGACTATCAC is drawn from Micromonospora sp. NBC_01740 and contains these coding sequences:
- a CDS encoding sensor histidine kinase codes for the protein MAEPTDAPPAPRHRPGRTLTSRAVLVTCAVALVSVLVTAIVAVPLAVRGVERRDQEALAAQARLAAAVLRPRLETGRTADEERIVRQLNSQGVDAYLVRGGVAERPGLPPRVVRRVAEGRNVSTRRPLDGRRTLIEGRALPGGNGVVLIRSRPTAPWRQVVPSLWLPLLAGLAAGVAAGLLLARRLARPIRRAADAAARLRAGDRAVRVPVEPPDEVADLAYALNGLAAALATSEGRQREFLLSVSHELRTPLTAIRGYAEALADGVIGPADAPDAGRTVLAEAQRLDRLVSDLLALARLEAADFPLEPVPVDLARLAADAGRTWADRCAKVGVPFRAEVADAPVPVHTDPGRIRQVVDGLLENALRVVPPGAPIVLAVRAAGADPLAGGVVEVRDGGPGLTDDDLAVAFERGALHQRYRGVRKVGSGLGLALAAGLVRRLGGDVAAGHAPEGGAAFTVRLPPDPYRIRTSL
- a CDS encoding response regulator transcription factor, whose amino-acid sequence is MTVDAAPRGLVLVVEDEPAIADLVRLYLTRDGFGVHLERDGAAGLAAARRLRPVACVLDIALPALTGTEVCRRLREAGDWTPVIFLTARDDEVDRVVGLELGADDYVTKPFSPRELVARVRAVLRRTAGTPEGTGLPRVVGAVALDPTRRTVTAAGTPVQLTSTEFDLLAHLMARPGRVFTREELLAGVWGYAAHAGTRTVDVHVAQVRAKLGAAGVIRTHRGVGYSADG
- a CDS encoding PP2C family protein-serine/threonine phosphatase, with amino-acid sequence MTWVTRDFWNFHADEPEADLLAVSLRPGDVWLLCTDGVSDQVDYHLMRELLAAPRPEEAVRDLLHGTLEAGGDDNATAVIVRVHATAPR